The proteins below come from a single Portunus trituberculatus isolate SZX2019 chromosome 4, ASM1759143v1, whole genome shotgun sequence genomic window:
- the LOC123511341 gene encoding signal peptidase complex subunit 3-like, translating into MHTFLSRVNAVSAFSLSTLAALTFGCFASTFLKNYSAPVSITAANIVLKNVPEYAVSREKNDLGALRFDMNSDLTPLFNWNTKQLFLYLVAEYETQNNKVNQVVLWDKIIRRGEASVVSLKNQHLKYYFWDDGNGLLGHKNVSLSLSWNIIPIAGTLPLWSGSGSYRLTFPAEYTQGRSSY; encoded by the exons ATGCACACCTTCCTCTCCCGTGTGAATGCTGTGAGCGCCTTCAGCCTCAGCACACTGGCGGCGCTCACATTTGGGTGCTTCGCCTCGACGTTCCTCAAGAATTACAGCGCGCCTGTCTCCATCACTGCTGCCAATATTGTGCT GAAGAATGTGCCGGAGTATGCAGTGTCTCGGGAGAAGAATGACCTTGGAGCGCTGCGTTTTGACATGAACTCTGACCTCACCCCGCTCTTCAACTGGAACaccaagcaactcttcctctacCTGGTGGCTGAGTACGAGACACAGAACAACAAGGTTAACCAG GTTGTGTTATGGGACAAAATCATTCGACGTGGAGAAGCCTCTGTCGTGTCACTGAAGAACCAACATCTCAAGTATTATTTCTGGGACGATGGGAATGGCCTGCt GGGTCACAAGaacgtctccctctctctctcctggaacATCATCCCCATTGCTGGCACTCTTCCCTTGTGGAGTGGCAGTGGGTCGTACCGCCTCACCTTCCCTGCTGAGTACACACAGGGAAGGAGCTCTTACTAA